The Salmonella enterica subsp. houtenae serovar Houten genome has a segment encoding these proteins:
- the hypA_1 gene encoding hydrogenase nickel incorporation protein — protein sequence MHEITLCQRALELIEQQASAYGAKRVTAIWIKIGAFSCVETSALSFCFDLVCRGTIAEGCKLHLEEQEAECWCEHCQQYVTLLTHRVRRCPQCHSDTLRIVADDGLQIRRIEIDETED from the coding sequence ATGCACGAAATCACCCTCTGCCAACGGGCACTGGAATTGATTGAACAACAGGCTTCAGCATACGGTGCAAAACGTGTGACAGCCATCTGGATCAAAATTGGCGCATTTTCTTGCGTAGAAACCAGCGCTCTTTCCTTTTGTTTTGATCTGGTATGCCGCGGCACAATAGCAGAAGGTTGTAAACTGCACCTCGAAGAACAGGAAGCCGAATGCTGGTGTGAGCATTGTCAACAATATGTCACGTTGTTAACCCATCGTGTACGTCGTTGTCCGCAATGTCATAGCGATACGCTGCGAATTGTGGCCGATGACGGCTTACAAATTCGGCGCATAGAGATTGATGAAACTGAAGATTAA
- the hycA gene encoding formate hydrogenlyase regulatory protein HycA, giving the protein MTIWEISEKADYIAQRHRRLQDQWHIYCNSLVQGITLSKARLHHAMSCAPERDLCFVLFEHFRIYVALADGFNSHTIEYYVETKDGEDKQLIAQAQLDIDGKVDERVNNRDREQVLEHYLEKIASVYDSLYAAVETNSPVNLRQLVKGHRPAV; this is encoded by the coding sequence ATGACTATTTGGGAAATAAGCGAAAAGGCCGATTACATCGCGCAACGGCATCGTCGCCTACAGGACCAGTGGCATATTTACTGCAACTCGCTGGTCCAGGGGATCACCCTCTCGAAAGCGCGCCTGCATCACGCAATGAGCTGCGCGCCGGAAAGAGATCTTTGCTTTGTCCTGTTTGAGCACTTTCGTATTTACGTCGCGTTGGCGGATGGTTTTAACAGCCACACCATTGAGTACTACGTTGAAACCAAAGATGGCGAAGATAAACAATTGATTGCACAGGCGCAGCTCGATATTGACGGCAAGGTTGATGAACGGGTTAACAACCGCGATCGCGAGCAGGTGCTGGAGCACTATCTGGAAAAAATCGCCAGCGTTTACGACAGCCTCTATGCCGCGGTGGAAACCAACTCGCCGGTTAATTTGCGCCAACTGGTAAAGGGACACCGCCCGGCTGTATAA
- the hycB gene encoding formate hydrogenlyase subunit 2 — MNRFVIADSTLCIGCHTCEAACSETHRQHGLQSMPRLKVMLNEKESAPQLCHHCEDAPCATVCPVNAINRVDGAVQLNESLCVSCKLCGIACPFGAIEFSGSRPLHMPANANTPKAPPAPPAPARVSTLLDWVPGVRAIAVKCDLCSFDEQGPACVRMCPTKALHLVDNTDIARASKRKRELTFNTDFGDLTLFQQAQSGDA; from the coding sequence GTGAATCGTTTTGTAATTGCTGACTCCACTCTCTGTATCGGCTGCCACACCTGTGAGGCCGCCTGTTCAGAGACGCATCGCCAGCATGGCCTGCAGTCAATGCCGCGCCTGAAAGTGATGCTGAATGAAAAAGAATCTGCGCCGCAGCTCTGTCACCACTGTGAAGATGCGCCATGCGCCACGGTATGCCCGGTTAACGCGATTAATCGCGTTGACGGCGCTGTCCAGCTTAATGAAAGCCTGTGCGTGAGCTGCAAACTGTGCGGTATTGCCTGTCCGTTTGGTGCTATTGAGTTTTCCGGCAGCCGTCCGCTGCATATGCCGGCGAACGCCAATACGCCGAAAGCGCCGCCCGCGCCGCCAGCGCCTGCGCGCGTCAGTACGTTGCTCGACTGGGTGCCAGGCGTACGCGCTATCGCGGTGAAATGCGACCTGTGCAGCTTTGACGAGCAAGGCCCGGCCTGTGTGCGGATGTGCCCGACTAAAGCGCTACACCTGGTGGATAACACGGATATCGCCCGCGCCAGCAAACGTAAACGTGAGCTGACGTTTAATACCGATTTTGGCGATCTCACCTTGTTTCAGCAGGCTCAGAGTGGGGATGCATAA
- the hycC gene encoding formate hydrogenlyase subunit 3, which produces MSSLSLITSGVAWFAAAAVLAFLFSFHKALSGWIAGIGGAVGSLCTAGAGFTVLTSAVTVSGVMPFTGHMLQITPLNAIWLITLGLCGLFVSLFNIDWHRHPQVKANGLLVNLLMAAAVCAVVASNLGTMVVMAEIMALCAVFLTGGSKEGKLWFALGRLGTLLLAIACWLVWQRYGTLDLGLLDQRAQQLPLGSDIWLLGVIGFGLLAGIIPLHGWVPQAHANASAPAAALFSTVVMKIGLLGILSLSLIGGNAPLWWGVALLVLGMITAFVGGLYALMEHNIQRLLAYHTLENIGIILLGLGAGVTGIALNQPVLIALGLTGGLYHLVNHSLFKSVLFLGAGSIWFRTGHRDIEKLGGIGKRMPVISIAMLVGLMAMAALPPLNGFAGEWVIYQSFFKLGNSGAFVGRLLGPLLAVGLAITGALAVMCMAKVYGVTFLGAPRTKEAENASCAPILMGVSVVALAICCVLGGVAAPWLLPMISTAVPLPLETAHTTVSQPMITLLLVACPLLPFIIMAMLKGNRLPSRSRGAAWVCGYDHEQSMVITAHGFAMPVKEAFAPVLKLRKWLNPVSLVPGWQNAAAAVLFRRLALIELAVLVVIVVSRGA; this is translated from the coding sequence ATGAGTTCACTTTCACTGATTACTAGCGGCGTAGCGTGGTTTGCCGCCGCCGCCGTTCTGGCGTTTCTGTTTTCGTTTCATAAAGCGCTGAGCGGCTGGATTGCCGGTATCGGCGGCGCGGTCGGCAGCCTGTGTACGGCAGGCGCGGGGTTCACCGTACTAACCAGCGCCGTTACGGTTAGCGGCGTGATGCCGTTTACCGGCCACATGCTGCAAATTACGCCGCTGAATGCTATCTGGCTGATTACGCTGGGGCTGTGCGGTCTGTTCGTCAGCCTGTTTAATATCGACTGGCATCGCCATCCACAGGTAAAAGCCAACGGACTGTTGGTCAATCTGCTGATGGCGGCAGCCGTCTGCGCCGTGGTCGCCAGTAATCTGGGGACGATGGTGGTGATGGCGGAAATCATGGCACTCTGCGCCGTGTTCCTTACCGGCGGTAGCAAAGAGGGCAAACTGTGGTTTGCGCTGGGCCGTCTCGGTACGCTGCTACTGGCAATCGCCTGCTGGCTGGTGTGGCAGCGCTACGGCACGCTGGATCTGGGGCTGCTGGATCAACGCGCTCAGCAACTGCCGCTGGGCTCCGATATCTGGCTGCTCGGCGTCATCGGTTTTGGTCTGCTGGCCGGGATTATCCCGCTACACGGCTGGGTGCCGCAGGCGCACGCCAACGCCAGCGCTCCCGCCGCCGCGCTGTTCTCTACCGTGGTGATGAAAATCGGGCTGCTGGGTATTCTGTCGCTGTCGCTGATTGGCGGTAATGCGCCGCTGTGGTGGGGCGTGGCGCTGCTGGTGCTTGGCATGATCACCGCCTTTGTCGGTGGCCTGTATGCGCTGATGGAGCATAACATTCAGCGTTTGCTGGCCTATCACACGCTGGAAAATATCGGCATCATTCTGCTCGGTTTGGGCGCAGGCGTTACCGGGATTGCTCTCAATCAGCCGGTACTGATCGCGCTGGGTCTGACCGGCGGGCTCTATCATCTGGTGAACCATAGTCTGTTCAAAAGCGTGCTGTTTTTGGGCGCGGGCAGTATCTGGTTCCGTACCGGTCATCGTGATATCGAAAAACTGGGCGGTATTGGTAAACGGATGCCGGTTATTTCTATCGCCATGTTGGTCGGTCTGATGGCGATGGCCGCGCTGCCGCCGCTGAACGGCTTTGCCGGCGAGTGGGTGATTTACCAGTCCTTCTTCAAACTGGGCAATAGCGGCGCGTTTGTTGGTCGTCTGTTAGGACCGCTGCTGGCGGTTGGCCTGGCGATTACCGGCGCGCTGGCGGTGATGTGTATGGCGAAAGTTTACGGCGTGACGTTCCTCGGCGCGCCGCGTACGAAAGAGGCGGAAAACGCCAGTTGCGCGCCGATCCTGATGGGCGTCAGCGTGGTGGCATTGGCGATTTGCTGCGTACTGGGCGGGGTTGCCGCGCCGTGGCTGCTGCCGATGATTTCCACTGCGGTACCGTTGCCGCTGGAAACCGCGCACACCACCGTATCGCAGCCGATGATCACGCTGCTGTTGGTCGCCTGTCCGCTGCTGCCGTTCATCATTATGGCGATGCTCAAAGGCAACCGTCTGCCGTCGCGCTCCCGCGGCGCGGCCTGGGTGTGCGGCTACGACCATGAGCAGTCGATGGTGATCACCGCGCACGGTTTCGCCATGCCGGTAAAAGAGGCCTTTGCCCCGGTGCTTAAACTGCGTAAATGGCTCAATCCGGTATCGCTGGTGCCGGGCTGGCAAAACGCGGCGGCAGCGGTGCTGTTCCGTCGTCTGGCGCTGATTGAACTGGCGGTGCTGGTGGTGATTGTGGTTTCACGAGGAGCCTGA
- the hycD gene encoding formate hydrogenlyase subunit 4 translates to MSVFYPLIQALVLFAVAPLLSGITRVARARLHNRRGPGVLQEYRDIIKLLGRQSIAPADSGWVFRLTPFVMVGVMLTIATALPVVTVGSPLPQLGDLITLIYLFAIARFFFSIAGLDTGSPFTAIGASREAMLGVLVEPILLLGLWVAAQVAGSTHISNITDTLYHWPVARSIPLILALFACAFATFIEMGKLPFDLAEAEQELQEGPLTEYSGSGFAVLKWGISLKQLVVLQMFVGVFLPWGQMETFSAGGLLLALVIAVVKLIVGVLVIALFENSMARLRFCATSRVTWAGFGFAFLAFVSLLAA, encoded by the coding sequence ATGAGTGTGTTTTATCCGTTAATTCAGGCGCTGGTGTTATTCGCCGTTGCGCCGCTACTGTCCGGTATTACCCGCGTGGCGCGTGCTCGTCTGCACAACCGCCGCGGGCCTGGCGTCCTCCAGGAGTACCGCGACATTATCAAACTGCTCGGCCGTCAGAGCATTGCGCCGGCTGATTCCGGCTGGGTTTTTCGCCTGACGCCGTTTGTGATGGTCGGCGTGATGCTGACTATCGCCACCGCGCTGCCGGTAGTCACCGTTGGTTCTCCGTTGCCGCAACTGGGTGATTTAATCACCCTGATTTATCTGTTCGCGATTGCGCGCTTCTTCTTTTCCATCGCCGGTCTGGACACGGGCAGTCCGTTCACCGCGATCGGCGCGAGCCGTGAAGCGATGCTCGGCGTGCTGGTGGAGCCGATTCTGCTGCTGGGTTTGTGGGTCGCCGCGCAGGTCGCGGGTTCTACCCATATTAGCAATATCACCGATACCCTTTATCACTGGCCCGTTGCGCGCAGTATTCCGCTGATTCTGGCGCTGTTCGCCTGCGCTTTCGCCACCTTTATCGAAATGGGTAAGCTGCCGTTCGACCTGGCGGAAGCGGAGCAGGAGTTACAGGAAGGGCCGTTGACCGAATACAGCGGTAGCGGCTTTGCGGTGCTGAAATGGGGCATCAGCCTTAAGCAACTGGTGGTACTGCAAATGTTCGTCGGCGTGTTTCTGCCGTGGGGACAGATGGAAACCTTCAGCGCAGGCGGACTGTTGCTGGCGCTGGTGATTGCCGTCGTCAAGCTGATTGTCGGCGTACTGGTGATCGCCCTGTTTGAAAACAGCATGGCGCGACTGCGTTTTTGCGCCACTTCACGCGTGACCTGGGCCGGTTTTGGGTTTGCGTTTTTAGCCTTCGTCTCCTTGCTGGCGGCGTGA
- the hycE gene encoding Formate hydrogenlyase subunit 5 — protein sequence MSEEKVGQQYLAALHQAFPGVVLDEAWQTKDQLTITVKVNYLPEVVEFFYYQQGGWLSVLFGNDERQLCGHYAVYYVMSMEQGTKCWVTVRVEVDPNKPEYPSVTPRVPAAVWGEREVRDMYGLIPVGLPDERRLVLPDDWPDELYPLRKDSMDYRQRPAPTTDAETYEFINELGDKKNNVVPIGPLHVTSDEPGHFRLFVDGENIIDADYRLFYVHRGMEKLAETRMGYNEVTFLSDRVCGICGFAHSTAYTTSVENAMGIQVPERAQMIRAILLEVERLHSHLLNLGLACHFTGFDSGFMQFFRVRETSMKMAEILTGARKTYGLNLIGGIRRDLLKDDMLQTRQLAQQMRRDVQELVDMLLSTPNMEQRTVGIGRLDPEIARDFSNVGPMVRASGHARDTRADHPFVGYGLLPMEVHSEQGCDVISRLKVRINEVYTALNMIDFGLDNLPGGPLMVEGFTYIPHRFALGFAEAPRGDDIHWSMTGDNQKLYRWRCRAATYANWPTLRYMLRGNTVSDAPLIIGSLDPCYSCTDRMTVVDVRKKKSKVVPYKELERYSIERKNSPLK from the coding sequence ATGTCTGAAGAAAAAGTAGGTCAACAATACCTTGCGGCGCTGCACCAGGCGTTTCCGGGCGTAGTGCTGGACGAAGCCTGGCAGACCAAAGATCAGCTGACTATTACGGTGAAAGTGAACTATCTGCCGGAAGTGGTGGAGTTTTTTTATTACCAGCAGGGTGGGTGGCTGTCGGTGCTGTTCGGTAATGACGAACGCCAGTTGTGCGGCCATTACGCCGTTTATTACGTGATGTCGATGGAGCAGGGCACGAAGTGCTGGGTAACGGTGCGCGTTGAGGTTGATCCGAATAAGCCGGAATATCCCTCCGTCACGCCGCGCGTCCCTGCCGCCGTGTGGGGCGAGCGCGAAGTACGCGACATGTACGGTTTAATCCCGGTCGGCCTGCCGGACGAGCGCCGTCTGGTGCTGCCGGACGACTGGCCGGATGAACTCTATCCGCTGCGTAAAGACAGCATGGACTATCGTCAGCGCCCGGCGCCGACCACCGATGCGGAAACTTACGAGTTCATTAACGAGCTGGGTGACAAGAAAAATAACGTGGTGCCGATTGGCCCGCTGCATGTCACTTCCGATGAGCCGGGGCACTTCCGTCTGTTCGTCGATGGTGAAAACATTATCGACGCCGACTACCGCCTGTTCTACGTCCACCGTGGTATGGAAAAACTGGCGGAAACCCGCATGGGTTATAACGAAGTCACCTTCCTGTCGGATCGCGTGTGTGGTATCTGCGGTTTCGCGCACAGCACCGCCTACACGACTTCCGTGGAAAACGCGATGGGCATTCAGGTGCCGGAACGCGCGCAGATGATCCGCGCTATTCTGCTGGAAGTGGAACGTCTGCACTCGCATCTGCTAAACCTCGGCCTGGCCTGCCACTTCACCGGCTTTGACTCCGGCTTTATGCAGTTCTTCCGCGTGCGCGAAACCTCAATGAAGATGGCGGAAATTCTCACCGGGGCGCGTAAAACCTACGGCCTGAACCTGATCGGCGGTATCCGTCGTGACCTGCTGAAAGACGATATGCTCCAGACCCGTCAACTGGCGCAGCAGATGCGTCGTGACGTGCAGGAGCTGGTGGATATGCTGCTGAGCACGCCGAACATGGAACAGCGTACCGTGGGTATCGGTCGTCTGGATCCGGAGATCGCCCGCGACTTCAGTAACGTCGGCCCGATGGTGCGCGCCAGCGGTCACGCCCGCGACACCCGCGCCGACCACCCGTTTGTCGGCTACGGTCTGCTGCCGATGGAAGTACATAGCGAGCAGGGCTGCGATGTGATTTCCCGTCTGAAAGTCCGTATCAACGAAGTCTACACCGCGTTGAATATGATCGATTTCGGTCTGGATAATCTGCCGGGCGGCCCGCTGATGGTGGAAGGCTTCACCTATATTCCGCACCGTTTTGCGCTCGGCTTCGCTGAAGCGCCGCGCGGCGATGATATCCACTGGAGCATGACTGGCGACAACCAGAAGTTGTACCGCTGGCGCTGCCGTGCGGCGACCTATGCCAACTGGCCGACTTTGCGCTATATGCTGCGCGGCAATACCGTCTCCGACGCGCCGCTGATTATCGGTAGCCTCGACCCGTGCTACTCCTGTACCGACCGGATGACCGTGGTCGATGTGCGTAAGAAGAAGAGCAAAGTCGTGCCGTACAAAGAACTTGAGCGCTACAGCATTGAGCGTAAAAACTCGCCGCTGAAATAA
- the hycF gene encoding formate hydrogenlyase subunit 6, whose protein sequence is MFTFIKKVIKTGTATSSYPLEPIAVDKNFRGKPEHNPQQCIGCAACVNACPSNALTVETLLATNELAWQFNLGRCIFCGRCEEVCPTAAIKLSQEYELAVWKKEDFLQQSRFALCHCRVCQRPFAVQKEIDYAIALLKHNGDSRAEHHRESFETCPDCKRQKCLVPSDRIELTRHMKEVS, encoded by the coding sequence ATGTTTACCTTTATCAAAAAAGTTATCAAAACCGGCACGGCGACTTCATCGTATCCGCTGGAGCCGATTGCGGTTGATAAAAACTTCCGTGGTAAGCCGGAGCATAATCCGCAACAGTGTATCGGCTGCGCCGCCTGTGTTAATGCCTGCCCGTCGAACGCGCTGACGGTGGAAACCTTACTGGCGACCAATGAGCTGGCGTGGCAGTTCAACCTCGGACGCTGCATTTTTTGCGGCCGTTGCGAAGAAGTTTGCCCGACGGCGGCGATTAAATTGTCGCAGGAATATGAACTGGCAGTGTGGAAGAAAGAGGATTTTCTGCAGCAGTCTCGATTTGCGCTGTGTCACTGCCGCGTCTGCCAGCGTCCTTTCGCCGTGCAAAAAGAGATTGATTACGCCATTGCGCTGCTCAAGCACAACGGCGATAGCCGCGCGGAACATCACCGTGAAAGCTTTGAGACCTGCCCGGACTGTAAGCGTCAGAAATGCCTGGTGCCGTCCGACCGTATTGAACTGACTCGCCATATGAAAGAGGTCAGCTAA
- the hycG gene encoding formate hydrogenlyase subunit 7: MSNLLGPRDANGIPVPMTVDESIASMKASLLKNIKRSAYVYRVDCGGCNGCEIEIFATLSPLFDAERFGIKVVPSPRHADILLFTGAVTRAMRSPALRAWQSAPDPKICISYGACGNSGGIFHDLYCVWGGTDKIVPVDVYIPGCPPTPAATLYGFAMALGLLEQKIHARAPGELDDQAAEILHPDMVQPLRVKVDRAARRLAGYRYGRQIADDYLTQLGQGEQQVARWLEAENDPRLTEIVNHLNHVVEEARIR; this comes from the coding sequence ATGAGTAATTTATTAGGCCCGCGTGACGCCAACGGCATTCCGGTACCGATGACGGTAGATGAGTCCATCGCCAGCATGAAAGCGTCTCTACTGAAAAATATTAAGCGTTCGGCATACGTTTACCGCGTGGACTGCGGCGGCTGTAACGGCTGTGAAATCGAAATCTTTGCGACGCTTTCGCCGCTGTTTGATGCCGAGCGTTTCGGCATCAAAGTGGTACCGTCGCCGCGTCATGCCGATATTCTGCTGTTTACCGGGGCGGTGACCCGCGCCATGCGCTCTCCGGCGCTGCGCGCCTGGCAGTCCGCGCCAGATCCGAAAATCTGTATCTCTTACGGCGCCTGCGGCAACAGCGGCGGTATCTTCCATGACCTGTATTGCGTCTGGGGCGGCACCGACAAAATCGTACCGGTGGATGTGTATATTCCAGGTTGCCCGCCAACGCCTGCGGCGACGCTGTATGGCTTTGCGATGGCGCTGGGCCTGCTGGAGCAGAAGATCCATGCGCGCGCGCCAGGGGAACTGGACGACCAGGCGGCGGAAATTCTGCATCCGGATATGGTGCAGCCGCTGCGCGTGAAGGTGGATCGCGCGGCGCGTCGGCTGGCGGGTTATCGCTATGGCCGCCAGATTGCGGATGATTATCTGACGCAGTTAGGGCAGGGCGAGCAGCAGGTGGCGCGCTGGCTGGAGGCGGAAAACGATCCGCGTCTGACCGAGATAGTCAACCATCTCAATCATGTTGTTGAAGAGGCGCGTATCCGATGA
- the hycH gene encoding formate hydrogenlyase maturation protein → MSETVVFSQLSRKFIDENDATPAEAQQVVYYSLAIGHHLGVIDCLEAALTCPWDEYLAWIATLEAGSDARRKMEGVPKYGEIVIDSNHISMLANAFDKARASQTPQQQEWSKLMLSMLHDIHQESAIYLMVRRLRD, encoded by the coding sequence ATGAGTGAAACGGTGGTGTTCAGTCAACTGAGCCGTAAGTTTATTGATGAGAACGATGCGACGCCCGCCGAGGCGCAGCAGGTTGTCTATTACAGCCTGGCGATTGGCCACCACCTGGGGGTCATCGATTGTCTGGAGGCTGCGCTCACCTGCCCATGGGATGAGTATCTGGCGTGGATCGCCACCCTGGAAGCCGGTAGCGATGCCCGGCGAAAAATGGAAGGCGTGCCGAAGTATGGCGAAATCGTTATCGACAGCAACCATATTTCGATGCTGGCAAACGCGTTTGATAAGGCGCGCGCTTCACAAACGCCTCAGCAGCAGGAATGGAGTAAACTGATGCTCAGTATGCTGCATGACATTCATCAGGAAAGCGCCATCTACCTGATGGTGAGGAGGCTTCGTGACTGA
- the hycI gene encoding hydrogenase 3 maturation protease has protein sequence MTDVLLCVGNSMMGDDGAGPLLAEKCAAEPKGDWVVIDGGSAPENDIVAIRELRPDRLLIVDATDMGLNPGEMRIIDPDDIAEMFMMTTHNMPLNYLVDQLKDDVGEVIFLGIQPDIVGFYYPMTQPIKDAVDTVYQRLEGWQGNGGFAALEAPEA, from the coding sequence GTGACTGACGTTTTATTGTGTGTCGGCAACAGTATGATGGGCGACGACGGCGCAGGCCCGCTGCTGGCGGAAAAGTGCGCGGCAGAGCCTAAAGGCGACTGGGTGGTGATCGACGGCGGCAGCGCGCCGGAAAACGACATTGTGGCGATTCGCGAATTGCGTCCTGACCGCCTGTTGATTGTCGACGCCACCGACATGGGACTTAATCCGGGCGAGATGCGCATTATCGATCCGGATGACATCGCCGAAATGTTTATGATGACCACCCACAATATGCCGTTGAACTACCTGGTCGATCAGCTCAAAGACGATGTCGGCGAAGTGATTTTTCTCGGTATCCAGCCGGATATCGTCGGGTTTTATTATCCGATGACCCAACCGATTAAGGACGCGGTAGATACCGTCTATCAGCGCCTGGAAGGGTGGCAGGGAAACGGCGGATTTGCCGCGCTGGAAGCGCCGGAGGCGTAA
- the hydN_2 gene encoding electron transport protein HydN, with amino-acid sequence MNRFIIADASKCIGCRTCEVACVVSHQENQDCASLTPETFLPRIHVIKGVNVSTATLCRQCEDAPCANVCPNGAISRDKGFVHVMQERCIGCKTCVVACPYGAMEVVVRPVIRNSGAGLNVRAEKAEANKCDLCHHREAGPACMAACPTHALICVDRNKLEQLSAEKRRRAALDSTASLLF; translated from the coding sequence ATGAACCGTTTCATCATTGCAGACGCGAGTAAGTGCATTGGTTGCCGTACCTGTGAAGTGGCTTGCGTTGTATCCCATCAGGAAAATCAGGATTGCGCCTCGCTGACTCCTGAAACCTTTTTACCGCGTATCCATGTCATCAAAGGCGTGAACGTCTCCACGGCAACACTGTGTCGCCAGTGTGAAGACGCGCCGTGCGCCAACGTTTGCCCGAATGGCGCCATCAGCCGTGACAAGGGCTTTGTTCATGTGATGCAGGAACGCTGCATTGGCTGTAAAACTTGCGTAGTGGCATGTCCTTACGGCGCTATGGAAGTGGTGGTACGTCCGGTGATTCGCAATAGCGGCGCGGGGTTAAACGTGCGAGCCGAAAAAGCCGAAGCCAACAAGTGCGATCTGTGTCACCACCGTGAAGCCGGTCCGGCCTGTATGGCCGCTTGCCCAACGCACGCTCTAATCTGCGTCGACCGCAATAAGCTTGAACAACTGAGCGCGGAAAAACGCCGTCGTGCGGCGCTGGATTCAACGGCATCGCTGCTTTTCTGA